Proteins co-encoded in one Dehalobacter sp. genomic window:
- a CDS encoding (deoxy)nucleoside triphosphate pyrophosphohydrolase, with amino-acid sequence MEEKKITQVTAAILRQDGKILICQRDNSGSCPLLWEFPGGKLEEGESLAECLVRECREELGVTIQVEEVFAETRHTYGDKEMSFTFFEGRIVEGELQRKVHRDIRWVRAEELGQYAFCPADVEVAERLGKVQE; translated from the coding sequence ATGGAAGAGAAGAAAATAACGCAGGTTACTGCGGCAATTCTACGGCAGGATGGGAAAATCTTAATCTGTCAGCGAGACAACAGCGGTAGCTGTCCACTGCTTTGGGAATTCCCGGGCGGAAAGCTGGAGGAAGGGGAGAGCTTGGCGGAATGTCTGGTTCGGGAATGCCGGGAGGAACTGGGAGTGACGATACAGGTCGAAGAGGTGTTCGCGGAGACTCGGCATACATATGGGGATAAAGAGATGAGCTTTACTTTCTTTGAGGGACGGATTGTTGAGGGGGAGTTGCAAAGAAAGGTTCACCGGGATATTCGGTGGGTTAGGGCGGAGGAGTTGGGACAGTATGCGTTTTGTCCGGCAGATGTCGAGGTAGCGGAGAGGTTGGGGAAGGTGCAAGAATGA
- a CDS encoding nucleotidyltransferase — MAITVNSAFSEFMRDIVNLDPNVTTNARQSRDNLLSNIAEFDNIDGFFDLCESFNIHFGSFARHTKCRELNDIDLMVGIAANGATYNSYDNWDNVRITASTTNQAQKDCTRDDKTLNSTQVVNKFKKQLENVREYSRSEVKRSGEAIVLNLRSKDWSFDIIPCFHTVTESDGRAYYLIPNSKGNWKKTDPTIDKEKVTSTNQNKDERVLELIRLFKKWNKVKNATTLPSYLLETLLIDYCQTVSSLSEYIDLRFRDALPYVSQHIYNPIYDMKNIQGDINALSYADRVVISNKALTDYDKACKASYAELTEKDQKKAINLWGEVFGSDFPAYG, encoded by the coding sequence ATGGCAATAACAGTTAATTCTGCTTTTTCGGAATTTATGAGAGATATAGTAAACCTCGACCCAAACGTGACTACCAATGCTAGACAAAGTCGGGACAATCTGCTTTCAAATATAGCAGAGTTTGATAACATTGATGGCTTTTTTGATTTATGCGAATCATTTAATATCCATTTTGGGTCATTTGCCAGACATACAAAATGTAGAGAACTTAACGATATTGATCTCATGGTTGGTATTGCAGCCAATGGAGCTACTTACAATTCTTATGATAATTGGGATAATGTTAGAATTACAGCTAGTACTACTAATCAGGCGCAAAAAGATTGTACAAGAGATGATAAAACATTAAACAGCACGCAAGTTGTTAACAAATTCAAGAAACAACTTGAAAATGTTCGAGAATATTCAAGATCAGAAGTTAAACGAAGCGGTGAAGCTATAGTTCTAAATCTAAGATCCAAAGATTGGTCGTTTGATATTATACCATGTTTTCATACAGTTACTGAGAGTGACGGACGCGCATATTACTTAATTCCAAATAGTAAGGGAAATTGGAAAAAAACTGATCCTACTATTGATAAGGAAAAAGTCACAAGCACAAATCAAAATAAAGATGAACGAGTATTAGAACTCATACGACTGTTTAAGAAGTGGAACAAGGTAAAAAATGCCACAACATTGCCTTCATATCTATTAGAAACGCTTTTAATAGATTATTGTCAAACAGTTTCAAGTCTCTCAGAATATATTGATCTGCGCTTCAGAGATGCCTTGCCTTATGTATCTCAGCATATTTACAATCCTATTTATGATATGAAGAATATTCAGGGAGATATCAATGCCCTTTCATATGCAGATAGAGTAGTAATAAGTAATAAAGCGCTTACAGATTATGATAAGGCATGCAAAGCTTCATATGCAGAATTAACAGAAAAGGATCAAAAAAAGGCTATAAATCTTTGGGGAGAAGTGTTTGGGAGTGATTTTCCGGCCTATGGATAA
- a CDS encoding S-4TM family putative pore-forming effector gives MDKKFIYKQQNKRDMLLLLMAQQEFYNKAKKILYIGIILSTIGTAAFAVLTTKCSSDTVNALSILFSMILLAVNFCCGIISNNLKEIGAKIQQTFDVKLYGMHMNFGILNRDDIANVTADYASLDLKKVENWYSDYYSLSISEQIFHCQQENIRWDGKLRKNYLWFNIAACMILSVAILLIAILAKSSLFQFFAMLAWAIPIWQFFLNQCKDIYCDLGTLKELKNEYELILNNKVNYSDSELYAQLETLQSFIFDHRKKAVLIPNWFYRCFQRKFQTHEDAIALQHKKK, from the coding sequence ATGGATAAAAAATTTATTTATAAACAACAGAATAAACGAGATATGCTATTGCTACTTATGGCACAGCAAGAATTTTACAACAAGGCAAAAAAAATATTGTATATAGGTATAATACTAAGTACTATCGGAACTGCAGCGTTTGCGGTTCTCACAACTAAATGTTCTTCAGATACAGTAAATGCTTTATCTATTTTGTTTTCTATGATTTTGTTGGCAGTCAATTTTTGTTGTGGAATTATCTCGAATAATTTGAAAGAAATTGGTGCCAAAATCCAGCAGACTTTTGATGTTAAATTATATGGTATGCATATGAATTTTGGGATACTCAATAGAGATGATATTGCCAATGTAACAGCTGACTATGCTTCTCTAGATTTAAAAAAAGTTGAAAATTGGTATAGTGATTATTATAGCCTTTCAATCTCAGAACAGATATTTCACTGCCAGCAAGAGAATATCAGATGGGACGGCAAACTTCGTAAAAATTATTTATGGTTTAATATTGCGGCTTGCATGATATTGTCAGTTGCAATTTTACTAATTGCTATTCTGGCGAAATCAAGCTTATTCCAGTTCTTTGCAATGTTGGCATGGGCTATCCCTATATGGCAGTTTTTCTTAAATCAGTGCAAAGATATTTATTGTGATTTAGGTACGTTAAAAGAGCTGAAAAATGAGTATGAATTGATTCTAAACAATAAAGTAAATTATTCTGATTCAGAATTATATGCCCAACTCGAAACTCTACAATCTTTTATTTTTGATCATCGAAAGAAAGCTGTGCTCATTCCCAACTGGTTCTATCGCTGTTTTCAAAGAAAATTTCAAACACACGAAGATGCTATAGCGTTACAACACAAGAAGAAATAA